A stretch of DNA from Halobacteriovorax sp. JY17:
GAAATTGTCAGTCGACTAAGTGGTAATGTAGAGTCAGAAAAAGAAATTTTTCTAAGATTAAGAGAATTGAGAAATAAATGGTAAGGAGAAAGCATGTCACTTCCAAAAGTAGGTAATTTAGCACCAGCATTTACAATGGTTAATCAAAATGGTGAAAAAGTCTCTCTTAAGGACTTTAAGGGTAAGAAGAATGTTGTTCTCTATTTCTACCCAAAGGCAATGACACCTGGTTGCACTGTTCAAGCTCAGGGGATCAGAGATAGTAAAGCTATTCTTAAGAAGTTAAATACTGTTGTGCTAGGGGTTTCTCCTGATGAAGAAAAGAGGCTTGTAAAATTCATTGAAAGAGATGAGCTAAATTTTGATTTACTTTCAGATCCTGAACATAAAATTACTGAGAAGTATGGTTGTTGGGCCTTAAAAAAGTTTATGGGAAAAGAGTATATGGGCGTTGTTAGAACGACTTTTATAATCGGAAAAGACGGAAAGCTACTTCATATTATGGATAAGTTCAAAACTAAGACGCATCATGATGATCTAATTGAATGGCTTAACGTTAATCTTTAAGTATCCGAAAAGAGAGATGGTTTCTTTCATCTCTCTTCTAAATAAATTTCATAATTAATCAAACTTTGACATAAGAATTCTAGAAAAACAGTGAGGACTTTGCTAGAAAGGGGAAACCAACCTTTCAGGAGAATTACTTTGAAATCACTCTTAATTTCGTTAGTTATATTTGCAAGTCTTCCATGTCTTGGGAAATCTATTGAGCTTATGTCTTACAATGTTGAGAACCTCTTCGATATAGTTCACGATGAGGGTAAGAATGATTGGACTTTCCTACCAGAGAAAGTAAAAGGAAAGAAAGAGGCCTG
This window harbors:
- the bcp gene encoding thioredoxin-dependent thiol peroxidase, yielding MSLPKVGNLAPAFTMVNQNGEKVSLKDFKGKKNVVLYFYPKAMTPGCTVQAQGIRDSKAILKKLNTVVLGVSPDEEKRLVKFIERDELNFDLLSDPEHKITEKYGCWALKKFMGKEYMGVVRTTFIIGKDGKLLHIMDKFKTKTHHDDLIEWLNVNL